The following is a genomic window from Malus sylvestris chromosome 12, drMalSylv7.2, whole genome shotgun sequence.
ACAAGCTCATAATTATCTTGAGTCTCCCAATCATGGGTGATAAAAGAGATGGAAGGATAAACTCAATAAAGATTACCATCTGATGAGGAATTGACGAAGATGAACCTATAAATTTACAGGTGcgttttcatttcttttcttcaatttttctgtaATCTCGTTGATGTGGGCAGAAACGCAGATATTCAGTGACTTATCTGTTCAACTAACATGGTCACTTATCTGTTCAACTAACATGATCTCCTCCTTGAAACAAAAAACTCTCTCGATGCATTCCCACTTCTGGGGTGGAttcgaaaacaaaaaacaaaccgaattgaaggaaaaaaaccaaatcgaaatatgtttgtttggttttgcTTTATTGAACCGAAGCCCAAAAAATCGCATAAAAAAAAGAACTAAATTTGGCAAACCGAAGTGAACCGAAATATATTTTTTGGTTTCAGTGATttagaaaccgaaccgaaccgaaccgaagttTAAAACGGTGTCGTTTTACTTGACCCCCTCAGACCTTGGGTACACGACGTCGTTTACCTGTTATCGGCAATTCCTCCCTCAGAGCTCTAGTCTCTCTCTCAGACCCCTGCGAATTCCTCTTACCTTGAGCCTCGGACCTTGAAACCGAAGCCGGTCCTCCCAACCCTCGCGAATTTCTCTCTCAGACTCTCAGTCTTCTGAATCACTCGCGATTCGCGAATTCCCTTTCTGAATCACCGGCGAATACCCTTCCTGAATCACGCCGTCCCCGTCTCACAGCTCGCTGCCTCCTTGCCGTCGCTCAATGGTAACGTATTCCCTCTCTCTGGTACTTCCGATTTTATCTTTATACCTGTTTGGGCGGCTACTTTTAGTTTCAGATACCAAATGTTGCGAAATTAGGGTTTCCGAATGTATGTAAATTGTATATATTTCTTGCCAATTTTAGTCTTCGTTCTGGAATTCGCTAAATTTCTGATAGATTTGAATGATTTGGGTGTGCAATTTTACCATTGTTGGTTTTGATTGAGCTGCGTTTCAGATCTTCGAGGGTTCGGTTTTGTATCGAATCCTCGTTTGTATATGCTGAATAAATAGATATATAATGTAAATGATTTGTTTCTTGAGATATTTGTTGAAATCAAAAGCAGGGGATTATGAATTTTGAGATTATAGTTCATGCATGATCATGTGAAAATATTTGTTGATACTCTGTACCAATAAACGATCACAAAATAAAGCATTCCAAATTTCATTCTGGTTATAATTGGCATGATCATGTGAAAATATTTGTTGATACTTATTTCATTTTGATTATAATTGGCGTTCAAATTTCTTTGGAATTTAAAGCATCAGAACGCTCAAGTTTTAGAAGACTCAAGATTCACTTCCGATGTTAAGATCCCTGATAATGGCAACCTTAAAAACATTTTTCAGgtaaccgaaaaaaaaaaaaaaaaaaaaaaaaaccgaattaAACCCATACAGAACCCGACAAAATCGAACCGAACAGTAATTTTGGTTcgtttttggttttggcaaaaaaccaaaTTGATtgaaaccgaacccacccctaccctCTTTCTCCAACCCCACCCAAACCTATCTGCAGACTCCCACCTAGGTCTCACTCTGTCCGCCCTGTCCATGTCTTCCTCTGCCGAAACTTCCCGGAAAAGCCACGTGCTTTCAGCCTTGAAAAGCCTTGAAATTAGAGATGAATAGATGAACAACCACTGAATTTACCACCGAGTTGCCAACGAATCGGTTCATCCCTACCATACGGAATTCAGATGCTCTTTCTGTATTCGGCAAACTATGGTGTTGGGTCTCTAAGTGCTAATTTTGAATCTAATAATCACATAAGCAGTTTGAAAGAACTTGTGAGCTTCAATGCTTGTTTTACGGAGTtctttttgtgagttttggttTTGAATGTGAAATTACTTGTTCGTTACCCATATAAAATTCTACCCAATGAAGGGGTGCATTTCAAATTGGGCCATTTGAAATTAGCAGATCTGAAATTTTAGATCCTTATGTAAATGAGTTTGATAACTCAACCAGAAAATATTATGAAATATACGGAGAAATTGAATTTGGGGTGTATTAATGTGAATCCTTGGTGCATTTGGTGTCCTCTGGTTAGGTTGGTTCCTTCTATTTATTTAActtggtctttttttttttttctgaattgATTTTTTCCAGGCTAAGCTTAACTCCTCTCCTTACAATTAACTAGTTGGATTTTCACCAAGTTGAAGGTCAAACAAAGTATAACTCGAAGCACTGGAATCTGAGAGCAAGAGCATATAGATATCTTGTTATGCATTGAACATGCAGATAGGGTCAACAGTCATCATGGACTCTGAGGTACATCCTCATCAGGGGAGCTTCTTGGTTCAGGATGGAGGTCCAGTTGTAGCCCCAACCATCTCAACTCATGTCGCACAGCAGCAGCCTAGTATGCTTAATGCGAAACTTATcctaaatttatttattatggGCTTCTGCTGAATATGTCAGTTTCCCAGGTACAAATTTCGACGTTCTAATTGTTGTGAATGTGCAGTGAAAAAAACAACACGGCAATGGGCTGCTTGGACACATCAAGAGGAGGAAAGTTTCTTTTCTGCGTTACGACAAGTTGGGAAGGCATGTTCTTGttatttggggttttttttttgttgccaaTCTACTATTTTAGACATAATAATCCCTAACTGTTCAAAcattgattgcagaattttgaAAAGATCACTCGACGTGTTCAAAGTAAAAACAAGGATCAGGTATTTGATCACAGTTACTTTTGACCGTTTTCACGATGGTCCATGGATCCTCCTTTTGACATCTTGATTTTAATCTTCTttctgtttcattttgttttctttccccTTCATGGTTTCCAGGTCAGGCATTATTACTATCGTCTTGTGAGGCGTATGAACAAGCTGCTGGGTCCAGAATTGTATTTGGATTCCAAAAATTCTAAAGATACGAATGCTGCTATGCTTCGATGGTAAGATTAGTTACTAATCAGATTACCCCTATTTTTATTTCCTGTGGACCTCCTCTAAAAATATACAGACTGCAGTTGGATCTTAGTTTTTTAACAGTCTTTGTTGGGAGCATTTGACCTGATATTTATCATTGATCAAAGGGCTTAGGGACATCATGATTGACAATTACTTGTCTGCCGAAATTGTCTTGATAAATAGTACAATTGTGCAGAGAATTATATGTTTTGAATGATTTTGTTGCAGGTGGTCTTTGCTGGAAAAATATAGTTGCAAAgcatcaaagcttcacttgaAGCCCCGAAGGTTTAAGATCTTTATAGAAGCACTGGTTAGTAAAATACACTAATTGATCCATGAATACTTTCTtacaaatatatgtatatacatatagataTATAATGGATAAAGAAATACTATCTTATGCTTGATAGATTAGAATTTTGCTGACCACCAATTTAGCTGACCATGCCTTGTGTTACACACATCAACCATGGGTAACTATAGTGTAATTCGTGTACATGATGAGTGGAGCAGTTTATGGTGTAGCATGGTTAATGTAGTTTCATAGAAGGGCACTATGTTTGATTTTGATCTAATATACTGGTCATGGATTGACTAACATATGTCTTTTCCTTAAAGGAACACCAACTCCTGAAAGACCGGAAGAAGAGTGTTAGGAAACGGCCTTCTCAGGGGGAAAACTGCCCTCCTAATGCTCCGAGTACTGTTTCCAATCAGAATAGACCATCAGGACATGATAATCGCACAGTTAAACTGGTTCTTGTTGACAGTCACAATATTCAGAAATTAGGACCTGGAAAAGCATCAATGAAGCGCAATGTAAATATAGGTGTTAATCGTAGCAACAAAGGAGACTCAAGTACCATGAAACCTGCTAGACAACGACGGAAACCAGGTGATTCTTTTCGTTAGTCTAACCACTTTTCAGTCTCTCCTTGTAACAGATGCTAGTTTATGTGGTCTTTTTGTTCTGGTTTCTTCCTTTAGGTAATTAGTCACATTGACAATCTTTTCATGTAAAGTTTAGTATTTAATTCCTATTTGCTGCTTTGTCCCAGCTGTGCAAATTGGCCTCTAAATTGTTTGGTGCACTTTTTGCTCATATATACTTTCAGCGAAGTGGTATAAGGATGAGCATAAATATCTGATGTTACCTTCCACCTAATATGAAGGAATATCTGAGTGCATTTGGATTTTAGGGTTTCACCCTCATTAATTTTATATAACTTGCTTGAATCTGAggatggttatggttaaatttattttggtttattacCTTTAAGTTTTCAAACTACCAAGTACCTTTGTGACTCTAGTTTCTTAGATTGCTGTTCTTGCCTCCTTCAAACTTAATGTCTGGCTTTAttcttcttgttttcttttcccGAGAATAAAATTGACTTATCTTCCTTTTAATtagaaaaaataatttgaagGTTTTACTTAATTTGATTTTCCCCGTGTTGGATACGGTGAGGAATTGCTTCTTGTTTCATATGATATCAGCTTCATGTTATAAAATTACTATTCATATGATATCAGCTTCATTTTATAAAATTACTATTCAAAATAATTAGCAGTATCTGGTTTTTGAAATAAGTAAGTGAATATGGTCACATATTCTTACTGCTGGTTCCATATTGAGGAAATTTGGTATTTTTCTGGTTACTAATGTATTATTAGCAGGTGCTGTCTCGTCAGTGGCGTATAAAAAGTGGGAAAAGGCTGCAATTGCTGGGGTTTCTTTGGTTGCTGATGCTGCTGAGCACCTGGAGCGAGCAGCAACTGATAAAGAAGTTCAGCAGCAGGACAGAAGCACTGAAGGTGAGTCATTTTTTGGCCAGTTCTTATCTGCTACATTATATGTTCTTGAAAGGCTTATCCTCAATGAAGTTGTGCAAAGTTTCTTAATGCAatggttcttttcttttgatttccAGGGCAAAGCAGCTCTGTTCCTGCTGGAACCGTCCTGTCCCCTATGCCCACTTTCCCACAAAAAATTTATGCAGAGAACAATTGTATGAAACTTAAACTTCAGTTGTTCCCAATTGATGATGTTACTAGGAGAGCCTTGGAAATTGTAAGCACTGGCATAACTAAAATGTTAGAGTTTGATTTGTAATAAAGGTTAAACACCTGAACACTTGTTAGAGATGTaaccaaaatttgggttttcattGGTTCGCAGGATAAACATAATCCACACTTGGAGCTCACTCTTAGTACTCGGAAAAAGATATCATCAGTTTTGGAACACCTAAATCGCAAATGGGGGAATTCAAATGTAGCATCAGGAGAGCTAATGCTTTTCCCTTACAGTGTTCAGAGAGAGAACCTGATGGGTTATCCTAGATGGGCACAAGACTCAGTTGTCAGTGCGGCAGATGTATACTCAACAATTGGAAGCCCTCCAGTTTTTCGTTTAAGGTTTCTACTTCTTTCTTTTGAACTCAAATATAGTGTCTCATATTGGATCACTAAATAACATAAATGACTTGCACTATCATTGCAGGTACGGTTGGTTCTCCATTACTGAGCTCAGGTCTGTTGAATTCCAATCACCTATAGCATCTTGCAGCATTCAAGGGGAGCACATGAATGTGGAGAAGAGGAACGAGCAGATTGTGGATTCAACTCCTATATCTCATCTATCAACTAACAATCAGTCTGTGGATAAGAACTCTCTTGCTTTGACATCAACTGATGAGCCCAATGAGATAAGTGGCTGTGTCTCCTCAAGTCCAAACAATGTGGGGGCCCCTACAGAAATAAGGACATTGCATAGAAAGGAGGCTGGTGATCAGAATACCTCAGGACATCGGGGAGATCTGGTAATTGACCTTCCTCTGCCTCAAgcatttaattttattattcatTCCTGGCTCATAGGCCTGAATAGACATATTAACAATTGACCTTCCTCTATGGGTAACTTCACCTCTCTAATTTTGTGAACCATGGAGTAGATTGTGCCGTAAACTCTGTACATATTGTTCTTGTTTATATTTGCTATGCTATTTTTCTGAACATTTAATTTGTCTGTAAAAACCTAGGATGGCACGAGATTAATTAATGGCAATTCACTATCATCCGGTGATTGGGCGGATAGCTTAACCAACATAAGTGTTGGAGATTTGCTATTAGGAGTGTCTCATGATTTAGATTCTAACTGCATTGATCCACCTGCTGCTGAAACCTCCCAATGCCTACAGCAGATCCCATTTAGCTGTGATTCTTTTGATGCTGTGATTGCCGCTCATATTGCTAGACAGGACAAGATGGGATGTCAATCTATTATGGAATCCCATGTATCTTCTATCTGGGATGCTGAAGAAACATGTGATGGCTTCTCATTTCCAAAGAATCCTGTTTTCTGTCAAGAAGTTCCTAGTTTATCTGGGGTTGCTCCCCAAGGGCCCTGCAAACAGACAGTTTGTACAAGCTCAGCGGGATCTGATCTTATGGTTGAGGTATCATTTCCtaatacataatttttttactcAACTCTGCATGGTGGATGGGGAATAGGCAGAGTTGCTTTGTGAAAACACATTGTGTAATGTGACTTTTTTTTGCAGGACATACCTGTCGTTGACAGGCCCATTGGTCCTCCCCAAGGAGACCGTGTGGACCAGTGTCAGCCGGATCTACATATTGAGAGTTCAGTAAAAGATTTTAACGCATTAGCAGATATATATTGGGTATGTTTCTTTTCAGCATTTTCTGTCTTTAACTTTGAAGCTTCATGACCTGTCTTGCCGGGTCTTGCTGAAACCTACCCCTGTTTGTTATCAAAGAAGCAGAGGGTCCTTTCAACAAAATGTTATTGGAATTGTATCTGTATATATGTAGAATTATTTTAGCGATACATTTATGGCATTTCAGTAATATTTTGGGGATAAATCTGATTTTTGTGTCCCTATCTTTACAGCCTGAATCTTTAGGACCATTAGATTTGGAGATGCCGTCCTCCAAATACAATAACGAAGATTTCATGCTGAGTGATAGCCTTAGTGGGTTGAACCGCCTTATTGCCAGCAGTCTTGATGCATTTCAAAATTGCTCCTTTTTCGGGGTGAACAAGAAAGAACCAACACCATCAGCCGAAGGTCGAGAAACTGCATCCTTTTCAGATTTCAAAATTGGCAACGGAGTTTGATATGTGCGAAATCGGACAACAGCGTAAC
Proteins encoded in this region:
- the LOC126593703 gene encoding TSL-kinase interacting protein 1, coding for MQIGSTVIMDSEVHPHQGSFLVQDGGPVVAPTISTHVAQQQPMKKTTRQWAAWTHQEEESFFSALRQVGKNFEKITRRVQSKNKDQVRHYYYRLVRRMNKLLGPELYLDSKNSKDTNAAMLRWWSLLEKYSCKASKLHLKPRRFKIFIEALEHQLLKDRKKSVRKRPSQGENCPPNAPSTVSNQNRPSGHDNRTVKLVLVDSHNIQKLGPGKASMKRNVNIGVNRSNKGDSSTMKPARQRRKPGAVSSVAYKKWEKAAIAGVSLVADAAEHLERAATDKEVQQQDRSTEGQSSSVPAGTVLSPMPTFPQKIYAENNCMKLKLQLFPIDDVTRRALEIDKHNPHLELTLSTRKKISSVLEHLNRKWGNSNVASGELMLFPYSVQRENLMGYPRWAQDSVVSAADVYSTIGSPPVFRLRYGWFSITELRSVEFQSPIASCSIQGEHMNVEKRNEQIVDSTPISHLSTNNQSVDKNSLALTSTDEPNEISGCVSSSPNNVGAPTEIRTLHRKEAGDQNTSGHRGDLDGTRLINGNSLSSGDWADSLTNISVGDLLLGVSHDLDSNCIDPPAAETSQCLQQIPFSCDSFDAVIAAHIARQDKMGCQSIMESHVSSIWDAEETCDGFSFPKNPVFCQEVPSLSGVAPQGPCKQTVCTSSAGSDLMVEDIPVVDRPIGPPQGDRVDQCQPDLHIESSVKDFNALADIYWPESLGPLDLEMPSSKYNNEDFMLSDSLSGLNRLIASSLDAFQNCSFFGVNKKEPTPSAEGRETASFSDFKIGNGV